Proteins encoded in a region of the Neodiprion virginianus isolate iyNeoVirg1 chromosome 2, iyNeoVirg1.1, whole genome shotgun sequence genome:
- the LOC124298008 gene encoding uncharacterized protein LOC124298008, translated as MAPTIKRTPVKTRSRITNKPRRSEPDISKAGNSQIRNNTGEMEGELERLKEEMASFAGLRNAIEQLQAQQATNAQLANEVALLKLQNEQQRQALQQIQNPVQQPVTNNDQISVKMCEGRV; from the exons ATGGCACCAACGATTAAAAGAACACCTGTTAAAACTAGGTCAAGGATCACAAATAAACCAAGGAGGTCAGAACCTGACATATCAAAAGCAGGCAATAGTcaaatacgaaataatacaGGCGAGATGGAGGGAGAACTGGAGCGTTTGAAGGAGGAAATGGCGAGTTTCGCGGGTTTACGAAATGCGATTGAACAGCTACAGGCACAACAAGCAACTAACGCACAGCTGGCAAACGAAGTCGCATTGTTGAAGCTCCAGAACGAACAACAAAGACAGGCTCTTCAACAGATACAGAATCCAGTTCAACAACCAGTTACCAATAACGATCAAATATCG gttAAAATGTGTGAAGGAAGAGTGTAA